A window of the Desulfobacula toluolica Tol2 genome harbors these coding sequences:
- a CDS encoding hotdog family protein produces the protein MGKIAAGTKILCRVNRTLDAEAEVVELRPTKNLERFLFVYKNRAYNQRDQQVIEYQTTMMVTKKE, from the coding sequence ATGGGTAAGATAGCAGCAGGAACTAAAATTTTGTGTCGCGTAAACAGGACGCTTGATGCTGAAGCAGAGGTCGTTGAGCTTCGTCCGACAAAAAATCTGGAAAGGTTCTTGTTTGTTTACAAAAACAGGGCTTATAACCAGCGTGATCAGCAGGTGATAGAATATCAAACAACAATGATGGTCACTAAAAAAGAGTAA
- a CDS encoding Na/Pi cotransporter family protein — protein MFEFDYWKLLAGLGIFLFGMQLLENSVKDLSGKAFRRIIRDYTNTRLKAIANGTLVTALLQSSSAVSLMVLAFVGAGIMSMENAIGVILGSNIGTTLTAWIVATLGFKIKIETFALPFIGTGAAGLILFKPGTRFYHINRLLIGFGFLFLGLDYMKTSVESFSQNFNPGQFQNLALWMCLLIGTVITALMQASAATIAITLAALNSQLMTFEMAAAMVIGANIGTTATVLLGAIGGSPPKKRVAGSHLAFNLVTGIIAFAALPVMVMIVRIFIDVTVNGPVGLALFHTIFNITGVVIFLPIVKVMTNFLVKLFPERKTQLCVHITDTPAEEVEAAVVALKNEIIHLLQECQLYTLRSLHIDKTLVFEEPLPFEKGKKKQVPMDVFYNDIKALHSSIIAYYSLIQTHKLDEIISQEIERAILASRNIMNSAKNFKGIRPDFDEFESSDSAFLNRQYDRFRKRLITLYHEINEALLLNDEQLQYATIIKAFAHVEQADKLFIQQIVQTSSDNKEENLDLSTLFLVNRLFTQACRMFIFSMKDVLLTQEKTIAFDKAVEP, from the coding sequence ATGTTTGAATTTGATTATTGGAAACTGCTGGCGGGGCTGGGAATTTTCCTGTTTGGCATGCAATTGCTTGAAAATTCAGTAAAAGATCTTTCTGGAAAAGCTTTTCGACGAATTATCCGTGATTATACCAACACCCGGCTAAAAGCCATTGCAAACGGAACACTTGTCACGGCTTTATTACAGAGTAGTTCTGCTGTGTCACTTATGGTACTTGCTTTTGTGGGTGCAGGTATAATGAGTATGGAAAATGCCATCGGAGTGATCCTCGGTTCCAATATCGGTACAACACTGACAGCATGGATTGTAGCCACCCTGGGATTTAAAATCAAAATAGAAACATTTGCTCTTCCGTTTATTGGTACGGGTGCGGCCGGATTAATTTTGTTCAAACCTGGGACCCGGTTTTATCATATTAACCGGCTGTTGATTGGTTTTGGATTTTTGTTCCTTGGTCTGGATTATATGAAAACCAGTGTGGAGAGTTTTTCACAAAATTTTAATCCAGGTCAATTTCAGAACCTGGCCCTGTGGATGTGCCTGCTTATCGGAACTGTAATCACAGCGCTTATGCAGGCAAGTGCTGCAACCATAGCCATTACGCTTGCCGCTTTAAACAGCCAGTTGATGACATTTGAAATGGCAGCAGCCATGGTTATCGGTGCCAATATCGGCACAACCGCCACTGTTCTTCTCGGTGCTATCGGCGGGTCACCTCCTAAAAAAAGAGTGGCTGGCAGCCATCTGGCTTTCAACCTTGTGACCGGTATCATTGCTTTTGCCGCACTGCCTGTAATGGTTATGATCGTGAGAATATTTATTGATGTCACAGTCAATGGCCCTGTGGGCCTGGCATTGTTTCATACCATTTTTAACATCACTGGGGTGGTTATATTTTTGCCGATTGTCAAAGTTATGACTAATTTTCTTGTTAAATTATTTCCCGAGAGAAAGACCCAGTTGTGTGTTCATATCACAGATACTCCGGCAGAAGAGGTTGAAGCAGCTGTTGTAGCACTGAAAAATGAAATTATTCATTTGCTGCAGGAATGCCAGTTATATACTTTAAGATCCCTTCATATTGATAAAACACTTGTTTTTGAGGAGCCACTGCCTTTTGAAAAGGGTAAAAAAAAGCAAGTGCCAATGGATGTTTTTTACAATGATATAAAAGCGCTGCATTCGTCCATTATTGCTTATTATTCACTTATTCAGACCCATAAGCTGGATGAGATCATTTCCCAGGAAATAGAAAGAGCTATTCTCGCATCCAGAAATATCATGAACTCTGCAAAAAATTTCAAGGGTATTCGACCGGATTTTGATGAATTTGAATCATCTGATTCAGCATTTTTAAACCGCCAGTATGACCGATTTAGAAAGCGACTAATCACCTTGTATCATGAGATCAATGAGGCGCTTTTACTAAATGATGAGCAATTACAGTATGCCACGATTATTAAGGCATTTGCCCATGTGGAACAGGCGGATAAATTATTTATTCAGCAAATTGTCCAGACTTCATCGGATAATAAAGAGGAAAATCTTGACCTGTCCACCTTGTTTCTTGTAAATCGCCTTTTTACTCAGGCATGCAGAATGTTCATCTTCAGCATGAAAGATGTGCTTCTTACACAAGAAAAAACCATTGCTTTTGACAAAGCGGTAGAACCCTGA
- a CDS encoding TetR/AcrR family transcriptional regulator, which yields MESKKEKRTRQNKDIRALILDTALDLFSIRGYFSTSVHHIQKQAGVSIGSIYHHFKNKEAIAKALYDDLVGQMGQAMTEIMASEETTEKRLKAVCAHLFELTETSPNVMQYILYARHREFMPDEIPICSSRPFATIREMVREGIEKGEVRQMDLTVASASLMGGAIRLIYLRLDGVLEKPVTFYLDEIWECCWKSVSP from the coding sequence ATGGAATCGAAAAAAGAAAAAAGAACCCGCCAAAACAAAGATATTCGCGCCCTGATCCTGGATACGGCGCTGGATCTTTTTTCCATCCGTGGCTATTTTTCCACATCAGTACACCATATACAGAAGCAGGCCGGGGTCAGCATCGGCTCCATCTATCACCACTTCAAAAACAAGGAGGCCATTGCCAAGGCACTGTACGATGATCTGGTGGGACAGATGGGCCAGGCCATGACAGAGATTATGGCCTCCGAGGAAACTACTGAAAAACGCTTGAAGGCCGTATGCGCTCACCTGTTTGAACTGACAGAGACCTCACCGAACGTGATGCAGTATATCCTGTATGCCCGTCACCGGGAGTTTATGCCCGATGAAATTCCCATCTGCTCTTCCCGCCCTTTTGCAACCATCAGGGAGATGGTCCGGGAAGGAATAGAAAAGGGTGAGGTGAGACAAATGGATCTCACTGTGGCAAGCGCATCTCTTATGGGAGGCGCAATACGGTTGATCTATCTCAGGCTAGACGGTGTACTGGAAAAACCGGTAACCTTCTATCTTGATGAAATCTGGGAATGCTGCTGGAAAAGCGTCTCCCCTTAG
- a CDS encoding Tim44 domain-containing protein: protein MLTVCKKITPVFVVLLALFLMDAGWIADTADARSRAGGTSFRSAPRTSPVQKTAPAQPKKSGGFASGLVGGLLGGAIGGMLFGSMFGGGGQGMGLLPILLFAGVGFFLFRRFAKSRQKAAHEQFNGFSAAGQSGPSGQTMTGQGAAQTVEEGLNEISQTDENFNASEFLSIASDVFFQVQAGWMRRDLDSYRDLLGSQLASEYEVQFAQMREKGIINKLENIAIRTVDIVDAGNTGTKDFVTVLFLANLLDYTVDETTGDIVDGSMTQPVKFQEEWTWARPVGTNAWKLEGIKIVDE, encoded by the coding sequence ATGTTGACTGTATGTAAAAAAATTACCCCTGTATTTGTTGTGTTGCTCGCACTTTTTTTGATGGATGCCGGCTGGATTGCAGATACGGCAGATGCCCGTTCCAGGGCAGGCGGCACGTCGTTTAGATCCGCCCCCAGAACTTCGCCTGTTCAGAAGACTGCACCGGCTCAGCCCAAGAAAAGCGGCGGATTTGCCAGCGGACTTGTTGGCGGTCTCCTGGGCGGTGCCATCGGCGGCATGCTTTTTGGTTCCATGTTTGGAGGCGGTGGCCAAGGCATGGGACTTTTGCCGATCCTGTTGTTTGCAGGTGTGGGATTTTTTCTGTTTCGACGATTTGCCAAATCCAGACAGAAGGCAGCACATGAACAATTCAACGGTTTTTCCGCTGCCGGGCAGAGTGGGCCTTCCGGCCAGACAATGACAGGGCAGGGGGCAGCCCAGACCGTGGAAGAAGGTCTTAACGAGATCAGTCAGACAGATGAAAATTTTAACGCCTCGGAGTTTCTGTCGATTGCCTCGGACGTGTTCTTTCAGGTGCAGGCAGGCTGGATGCGCCGGGATCTGGATTCTTATCGGGATCTGCTGGGCTCCCAACTTGCCTCGGAGTACGAGGTGCAGTTTGCACAAATGCGTGAAAAAGGCATTATCAACAAGCTGGAAAATATTGCCATCAGGACGGTAGACATAGTCGATGCCGGCAACACCGGAACTAAAGATTTTGTAACCGTACTTTTCCTTGCGAATCTGCTCGATTATACCGTGGATGAGACAACAGGGGACATAGTGGATGGCAGTATGACCCAGCCTGTAAAATTCCAAGAGGAATGGACCTGGGCACGGCCTGTCGGGACCAACGCCTGGAAACTGGAAGGCATCAAGATTGTGGATGAATAG
- a CDS encoding aldehyde ferredoxin oxidoreductase C-terminal domain-containing protein has product MAAKYQNRNTQIAMASVDCTGLWLLASFALTTPEGADAFLKVMNAKFGVQMSPDDIPALGVRVLKQELEFNRKAGLTSEDDRLPDFFYK; this is encoded by the coding sequence TTGGCTGCAAAATACCAAAACAGGAATACACAAATCGCCATGGCATCGGTGGATTGTACAGGCCTGTGGCTGCTGGCAAGCTTTGCCTTAACCACACCGGAGGGAGCAGATGCGTTTTTAAAGGTCATGAATGCCAAATTCGGCGTCCAAATGTCCCCGGACGATATCCCGGCCCTTGGCGTCAGGGTATTGAAACAAGAATTGGAATTTAACCGCAAAGCCGGATTAACCAGTGAGGATGACCGGTTGCCTGATTTTTTTTATAAATAA
- a CDS encoding MDR family oxidoreductase → MVNKDTFKALVVDKAESEPSELVATLKQLTVADLPEEDVLIQVDYSTLNYKEGLGFANRNKIFRFFPMVPGVDLAGTVVESNSPDFNPGDQVILNGWSVGERYWGGYAQMARIKSDFLIPLPQGMDTRKAMSIGTAGYTAMLMVMTLEEAGVTPGSGPVIVTGATGGVGGNAVAILARLGYEVTALTRSRQASIHDYLRQIGAKEIAGGEEWTMMPSPLETQKWAGAVDNVGSKVLARVLSEMKYGGCVAACGLAGGSDLPATVMPFILRGVSLRGVDSVWCPTPRRIAAWERLVTDISDKALANINKTIPLEDVPRYAKEILAGNITGHIVIDVNA, encoded by the coding sequence ATGGTAAATAAAGACACCTTTAAGGCTCTTGTTGTAGACAAGGCGGAAAGTGAACCAAGTGAACTGGTTGCGACATTGAAGCAGCTGACTGTTGCGGATTTGCCTGAAGAAGATGTGCTGATTCAGGTAGACTATTCAACCTTAAATTATAAAGAGGGGCTGGGATTTGCAAACCGCAACAAAATATTTCGTTTTTTTCCGATGGTGCCGGGCGTTGACCTGGCAGGAACAGTGGTTGAATCAAACTCTCCTGATTTCAACCCCGGCGACCAGGTAATCTTGAATGGCTGGAGCGTGGGTGAGAGATACTGGGGCGGTTACGCTCAGATGGCCAGAATCAAATCCGATTTTTTGATTCCCCTTCCCCAAGGCATGGACACCAGGAAGGCCATGTCCATAGGGACTGCCGGTTACACAGCCATGCTCATGGTCATGACCTTGGAAGAAGCCGGGGTGACACCGGGCAGCGGTCCGGTAATTGTTACCGGTGCTACCGGCGGCGTGGGCGGCAACGCAGTGGCCATTCTTGCCAGACTGGGGTATGAAGTTACTGCGCTCACAAGATCAAGGCAGGCATCCATACACGATTACTTAAGACAGATCGGGGCTAAAGAAATAGCCGGGGGTGAAGAATGGACCATGATGCCATCACCGCTTGAAACCCAGAAATGGGCCGGTGCCGTTGACAATGTCGGCAGCAAGGTACTCGCCAGGGTATTGTCTGAAATGAAATACGGCGGATGTGTGGCCGCCTGCGGGCTGGCAGGCGGGTCTGATCTGCCGGCTACCGTAATGCCCTTTATCTTGAGGGGGGTGAGTCTGAGAGGGGTGGATTCTGTGTGGTGCCCGACTCCGAGGAGAATAGCCGCCTGGGAGAGACTGGTAACCGATATCTCCGATAAAGCCCTGGCAAATATCAACAAAACAATTCCACTTGAAGATGTACCCCGGTATGCCAAAGAAATCCTGGCGGGTAATATTACAGGCCATATTGTGATCGACGTCAACGCATGA
- a CDS encoding SPFH domain-containing protein: MKKLIFIIFSLTCLITFSGCIPHSTDSTEVGIRTKKFSFFGKKGVEEKYYAPGSTYFFLPFINDWHTFDTKLQNLEMTFNTKSGDRKSRDDLLFKTIDGNDISLDVIIAYKIDPSKAPYILQNVAVDDASLRNKIVRTIARSKPRDIFGELTTEEFYVASKRDSQAHKAKEVLKEMLNPLGITVERVLTKDYRFNSKYQQAIEDKKVADQLVEKNKSAQHASLEEYKRKLEEAKGEVNGMIADVDGVYQKAKIEADVYYERQKLLAEAIMAEGIAEAKGIMEMNKAMESTGGEALVKLAIAEALQGKKIVLLPVSEGGMNLKTTNINQLIDTMGIKKLSER; encoded by the coding sequence ATGAAAAAACTTATTTTTATTATTTTCAGTTTAACCTGTTTGATTACTTTTTCAGGTTGTATCCCCCATTCAACTGACAGCACTGAGGTCGGTATCAGAACAAAAAAGTTTTCATTCTTTGGAAAAAAAGGTGTTGAAGAAAAATATTATGCGCCGGGATCCACTTATTTTTTTCTTCCGTTCATTAACGACTGGCATACATTTGATACAAAACTCCAGAACCTTGAAATGACATTCAATACAAAAAGCGGGGACAGAAAGTCCAGGGATGATCTTTTATTTAAAACCATAGATGGCAATGATATCAGCCTTGATGTTATTATTGCCTATAAAATTGATCCTTCAAAAGCACCCTATATTTTGCAAAATGTTGCTGTGGATGACGCAAGTCTCAGGAATAAAATTGTACGCACAATAGCAAGAAGCAAGCCCAGAGATATTTTTGGCGAGCTTACCACAGAAGAATTTTATGTGGCCTCAAAAAGGGATTCACAAGCCCATAAAGCAAAAGAAGTTCTCAAGGAAATGTTGAACCCTTTAGGTATCACAGTGGAAAGAGTTCTCACAAAGGATTATCGATTTAATTCTAAATACCAGCAGGCAATTGAGGATAAAAAAGTAGCAGACCAGTTGGTGGAAAAAAACAAATCTGCCCAGCATGCTTCTCTTGAGGAGTACAAAAGAAAACTTGAAGAAGCCAAGGGTGAAGTAAACGGTATGATTGCTGATGTAGATGGTGTGTATCAAAAGGCAAAAATAGAAGCAGATGTTTATTACGAAAGACAAAAACTTCTTGCAGAAGCAATCATGGCAGAAGGTATTGCTGAAGCCAAGGGTATCATGGAGATGAATAAAGCCATGGAAAGCACCGGGGGTGAAGCTCTTGTTAAATTGGCAATTGCCGAAGCACTGCAAGGTAAAAAAATTGTACTTTTACCGGTTTCCGAAGGCGGCATGAATCTTAAAACAACAAATATCAATCAATTGATTGATACAATGGGTATAAAGAAGTTAAGTGAACGATAA
- a CDS encoding FAD-dependent oxidoreductase, which yields MKKSDIIIIGGGAAGIVAINTIHALNSNLSLTLIKDEEVLVNRCSIPYGIGGEKEIENYVVPNSSITSTGADLVIGRVKEIDKEKKEVMLQTGEIYGYKQLLLATGSRPLLPKLPGIESENILVVRSLGDLERLRASVRSSRKALIVGGGYVGVELATELQQLGLTVSLVEMQERILLATTEPEFICDVEQMLDRKGIRMMTGRKVTAFEHDTQKMVTARLDDGTFIEADFVVISAGVVPNMELAQHAGIETSPLGIITDTALRTSDKDIFAAGDCAQKHAFGTGKPTRGDFGTNAVFMGKVAGQNLAGMETSFMGIINANVSSIYDTSFGSAGLTEEGARKAGLDVIVGLSETLDRYPMIDGAAAFRTKLIFDSTSRVLIGGSVIKKGKGVAPHIDLISLAIQKKITIEEFLCHQYATHPQLAVVPTENSCLTAAMNAMASMASR from the coding sequence ATGAAAAAAAGTGACATTATTATTATTGGAGGCGGTGCCGCTGGTATCGTCGCTATTAATACCATCCATGCCCTGAATTCAAACCTTTCGCTCACCCTGATCAAGGATGAAGAGGTGCTTGTCAATCGATGCTCCATCCCTTACGGGATTGGCGGAGAAAAAGAAATTGAAAATTATGTGGTCCCCAACAGCAGTATCACCAGTACTGGAGCTGATCTTGTCATTGGGCGGGTAAAAGAAATCGACAAAGAAAAAAAAGAGGTGATGCTCCAGACAGGTGAAATATACGGCTACAAACAGCTGCTGCTGGCAACCGGTTCTCGTCCCCTGCTTCCCAAGTTGCCCGGCATTGAATCGGAAAATATCCTGGTGGTGCGCTCTCTTGGCGACTTGGAGCGCCTCCGTGCTTCAGTCCGGTCCAGCCGCAAAGCATTGATTGTGGGCGGGGGATATGTGGGAGTAGAACTGGCCACTGAACTTCAGCAGCTGGGGCTGACCGTTTCCCTGGTGGAGATGCAGGAAAGAATCCTCCTGGCCACCACCGAGCCGGAGTTTATCTGTGACGTGGAGCAGATGCTTGACCGCAAAGGCATCCGGATGATGACCGGACGTAAGGTAACGGCATTCGAACATGATACACAGAAGATGGTCACGGCAAGGCTTGACGACGGAACGTTTATTGAAGCTGACTTTGTGGTCATTTCTGCCGGGGTTGTGCCCAATATGGAACTTGCTCAGCATGCGGGTATCGAAACCTCCCCCTTGGGAATAATAACAGATACCGCTCTTAGAACCAGCGACAAGGATATTTTTGCCGCTGGTGACTGCGCGCAAAAGCATGCTTTTGGCACTGGCAAGCCCACACGGGGAGACTTTGGAACCAACGCGGTCTTCATGGGCAAGGTGGCCGGACAGAATCTCGCCGGGATGGAGACTTCCTTTATGGGAATCATCAACGCCAATGTCTCGTCAATCTACGATACCAGTTTCGGATCGGCGGGCCTCACCGAGGAAGGAGCCCGGAAAGCTGGACTCGATGTGATTGTGGGGCTTTCCGAAACTCTCGACAGATATCCCATGATTGATGGGGCCGCTGCGTTTCGAACCAAATTGATCTTTGACAGCACCAGCCGTGTCCTGATCGGGGGAAGCGTCATAAAAAAAGGCAAGGGCGTGGCCCCGCACATTGACCTGATTTCCCTTGCCATCCAGAAAAAAATCACCATAGAGGAATTTCTCTGCCACCAGTACGCCACCCATCCTCAGCTGGCGGTGGTTCCAACGGAAAACAGCTGCCTGACTGCTGCCATGAATGCCATGGCAAGTATGGCAAGCAGGTAA
- a CDS encoding SPFH domain-containing protein, translating into MENNENQAGGSKIETLFKPKFKQPKFDIKLKLSWKIRGLLLLLVIIVVAYSSLLEYVKPNEFGIKVVKIGIGRGVQKKVYETGLHLVLPFGMQQMHKLPRDIQVLELTNYENTASQYARIKPAAHIQTSDGFFVVVDVSIIYRIVDPYKVFTIIGPGKLFEDNGIIPKAEPTLKDSLGQLTTEDFFNSPKRVEKSNMAKRKLNEELESKGIHVDHVLVRYFKYSDEIQKNIEEKKLKDQLVFKNQAEARAAVENAKLTRIVQEGKVIVIVELEKGKAYVTRKKAEKDLYYRKKIAQADLLVKLADAEKIRLKNDALKGKGAERMVGLKMAEVLKGLDVIILPSDGSGGVNPLDLNKSLELFDVRKGDK; encoded by the coding sequence ATGGAAAACAATGAAAATCAGGCCGGAGGCTCAAAAATTGAGACTCTGTTTAAGCCGAAATTCAAACAACCCAAGTTTGACATAAAGCTAAAACTTTCCTGGAAAATCAGAGGACTTCTGTTGTTGCTTGTAATCATTGTTGTTGCATACAGCTCATTGCTGGAATATGTAAAGCCCAATGAATTCGGTATCAAAGTTGTTAAAATCGGAATTGGCCGGGGGGTTCAAAAGAAAGTATATGAAACCGGATTACATCTTGTGCTGCCCTTTGGCATGCAACAGATGCATAAGCTGCCCAGGGATATTCAGGTACTTGAATTGACCAATTATGAAAATACAGCATCACAATACGCAAGAATAAAACCAGCGGCCCATATACAAACCTCGGACGGATTTTTTGTAGTTGTGGATGTCTCCATTATTTATCGAATTGTTGATCCATATAAAGTATTCACCATTATTGGCCCTGGAAAACTTTTCGAGGATAATGGTATCATCCCAAAAGCCGAGCCTACTTTGAAAGACTCTCTGGGTCAGCTGACCACGGAAGATTTTTTTAACAGCCCCAAGAGAGTTGAAAAAAGTAATATGGCCAAAAGAAAACTGAACGAGGAGCTTGAGTCAAAAGGGATACATGTTGACCATGTTCTTGTCAGATATTTTAAATACAGTGATGAAATTCAAAAAAACATTGAAGAAAAAAAGTTGAAAGACCAGCTGGTCTTTAAAAATCAGGCCGAAGCAAGGGCTGCGGTTGAGAATGCCAAACTGACCAGGATTGTTCAGGAAGGAAAGGTTATCGTCATTGTTGAGCTTGAAAAAGGAAAGGCTTATGTAACCAGAAAAAAGGCAGAAAAAGATCTTTATTATAGAAAAAAAATTGCCCAAGCCGATCTTCTTGTAAAACTTGCCGATGCAGAAAAAATACGGCTTAAGAATGATGCGTTAAAAGGAAAAGGGGCCGAACGGATGGTGGGGCTTAAAATGGCTGAAGTTCTAAAAGGTCTTGACGTGATTATATTGCCAAGTGACGGCTCCGGGGGTGTTAACCCTCTTGATCTTAACAAATCTCTTGAACTTTTTGATGTTAGAAAAGGAGACAAATAA